GACCCAGGGTTTGCCATTGGTGCTGATCAGGTCAAGCAGGCCTTTGGGGAACACTTTGTTCCAGCCCTGCTCTTTGTAGAGGGCGCTGAGGTCGTCCATGCGGCCTGCAGCCACCCAGGTGCCGGTCAGTTCCTGACCAGCGTGCACCTGGAAGGAGTCTGGTGGATCTCCCCCGAGCATGCGGGTTTTGAGCACAGCACGAGCGTTCACACCTGATCCCCCGGTCACAGTGGCGTTTTGCACGTCCACTGCGGGGTATTTCGCTTTGTACAGCTTGACGAGTGCTTCCAGGGCAGGACCTTCGTCTCCGGCCCACCAGGAGAAGATCTCAAGCTGCTTGGACTGGGCTGCTGCGGATGCAGCCAGCAGTGAAACAGTTACGGCGGCGAGTACTTTCTTCATAGTTGCTCCCTTTCCACCTTGATCAGTTTGTGATGTCGTTACCCAAACGGTAACGCCCAAAACAATGTTCTGTCAAGGCCTCCCTTGTGTTCTGTTGTTTCTGCGACCGCACGACCAAAACACTCTGACGTGGCGGCAACACGTGAGTGGTGGTGCTTGAAGTGGGATGTAAAGCAGTCCTCATATGCTGTTCGCGGCACAAACAGCATACTTAGTTTTCAGAACAAACTAAAGGTAGCAGAATCCACCCCGGCCTGTAAAGCCCCCTTTCAAAATCTTTCAAAGTCAAAAGGGAAGTGCTTCCAAGAACTTCAAGAACACGCTTTCATAGACCAAGTTCAGTATATCCTGAGGCGTTTGCAGAAACCTTACAAAGATTCGTAAACGTTCACAAATGTATTTCCACTGGAACTGACCCGCTGAAAACGCCACCAGACCAGAGCCCCCTGACCTTCCCAGAATTTGACTGGACAACTTATAATCTGTAGGTTATGACGCTCATCCGTGACCTCAAACAACATGCTGACCAGACCGTGACATTGCAAGTCTGGCTCACCGGAATCCGCTCCAGCGGCAAAATTCACTTTCTGCAGATCAGAGACGGCTCGGGTTTCATGCAGGCCACAGTCTTTAAAGGAGATGTCTCCGAAGAGGTTTTCCAGACGGCCAAACGCCTGCAACAGGAAGAAAGCCTGATCCTCACTGGCCTTGCAAGGCTGGACGACCGCGCGCCTGGGGGCGTAGAGCTCAGTGTGCGTGAAATTCAGGTGGTGGCCGACAATGCTGCCGATTACCCCCTCACCCCCAAAGAACACGGCATTGACTTCCTGCTGGAACACCGTCACCTGTGGCTGAGACACAAGCGGCCCTGGGCGATCATCCGTGTCAGAGACGCAGTGCAAACGGCCATCAACAACTTCTTCCATCAGGAAGGCTTCATTCGCTTTGATGCTCCCTTTTTCACACCCAACGCAGCAGAAGGCACCACCAACCTCTTTGAAATCAACCTCTTTGACGAGGACAAAGCCTACCTGAGCCAGTCCGGGCAGCTTTATGGAGAAGCCGGAGCCCTGGCTTTCGGGAAGGTGTACACCTTCGGCCCCACCTTCCGGGCAGAAAAAAGCAAAACCAGACGCCACCTGCTGGAATTCTGGATGATCGAGCCCGAAGTGGCCTACGCAGACCACCAGGACAACATGGCCCTGCAGGAACGCATGGTCAGTTCTGTGGTCAGCCATGTGCTGAACCATTGTCAGGAAGAACTGAAAATTCTGGAACGGGACCTCGAAAAACTGAAACCCGCCTCAGAGGGCAATTTCCCCAGAATCACTTATACAGAAGCCCTGGAGATCCTCAAAACCTACGGACGCGACATCCCCTGGGGTGAAGATTTTGGTGCGCCCGATGAGACCCTGCTGGGCAACCATTTTGACCGTCCGGTCATCATCGAGAAGTACCCCACTGCATTTAAAGCCTTCTACATGCAGCCTGACCCCGAAAATCCTGACACTGTATTGTGCGACGACATGATTGCTCCAGAAGGCTACGGAGAAATCATCGGAGGCTCCCAGCGCATCCATGACTTTGAACTGTTGAAAAGCCGCATCGAAGACCATGGCCTGCCTTTAGAAGCCTTTGAATGGTACCTGGACCTCAGGCGTTATGGCAGTGTCCCGCACAGCGGATTTGGTCTGGGTCTGGAGCGTCTGGTGTCCTGGATCACCGGAATTGACCACCTGCGGGAAGCCATTCCCTTCCCCAGAATGCTCACCCGCATGTACCCCTGAGCCTCCAGAATCTCTTTCTGACCATAACAGCAGAAAAAACCAGGAACAGAAGTTCCTGGTTTTGATTTTGACAGGCGCTTTCAAAAACACTTCATTGCACAATTTATTGAGGGGTTTTTGCTGAAGTCTCCCCCATCTGCTGGCCTGACCAGCGCATGCCCAGCTGAAAAATCGGCGTGGCCAGCATGGTGGTCACCACCGCCATCAGCACCATGATGCTGAAGAGCAAAGGACCAATCAATCCCATCTGCAGCCCGATGTTGAGCATCACCAATTCCATCAGGCCCCGGGCATTCATGAGCCCGGCCAGAGCCAGTGCATCTCCCCGGCTTTCCCCTGACCTCCAGGCCAACCAGCCACAGCCCACCAGTTTCCCTGCAGAAGCCAGAAAAATCATCAATAGGGCAACCAGCCATCCAGAAATGCTGCTCAGCAAATTGAGCTGGGTGTTCAGGCCCGAGATCACAAAAAAGATCGGCAGCATCAACTGGGTGGTGAGTGGGGCAATGCGCTGTTCCATTGCCTGCACCACCCAGCCTCTGGGGGAAATCATCCCAAACAGAAAGGCCCCCATCACATAGTGCATTTCCAGGTATTCGGTGGCCGAGGCACACAGAAACAGCAGAACCATCCAGATGGGAAGGGCCCAATCGGTGGCCTGTTTCTGGCTGAGGAAATCTGCCAACCAGCGCAGCATGGGACGCAACACCAGAGAGCACACCAGCAGAAACACCATGGTTCCTGCACCTTGCACCACAGCATGTTCAGAGTTCCCTCTGGCGAGCACCAGAACACCTGCCAGCAAAAGCCAGGCCACCACATCATCTATGGCAGCACTGGCCAGGGCCAGAGCACCCAGACGGGTGCGGGTCATGCCAAATTCAGACAGAATGCGAGCAAGCACTGGAAAAGCGGTCACGGAAAGCGCCACCCCCAGAAAAAGCACCCCCACCAGCGGGGTTTGAGAAGCAGCCAGATACTCTGGATAAGACATCAGAAAAGCTCCAGCCCCAATGCCCAGCAACAAGGGCAAAACCATTCCACCAATGGAAATGTTGATGGCTTTGCGGTACATCTTCTGGATCTGTTGCAAATCCAGTTCCAGACCCACCAGAAACATGAACAGCACCAGCCCCAGACTGCTGAGGTTCTTCAGGAGCCCCACAGATTCTGCTGGAAACAGGGCATGTTGCACTGTGGGTGCCATGAGGCCCAGCAAGGAAGGCCCCAGAGCAATGCCAGCCAGAATCTCTCCAATCACCTGGGGTTGACCCATGCGGCGCATCAGCAGGCCAACCAGCCTGGCCACCAGCAAAATCACAGCCAGTTGTAAAAACATCAGGGTCAGACTCATGGTTGGGTTCCTCTTTTGCAGGTTGGGTTTTTGTGGTTGACAGCAGAAGAATTGAGGTTCCCAGAACGCTGCATCTGATTTGAGCTTAGCATTGAAAAGGGTTTTTCAGGGTCGGTCCCAGCACAACACAACCCTGGCTGCCCTGACAAAAATGATGTCTCTTTGCGTCAACACGACAGACAAAAGCAAGAGTGGACAAACATGTCCACTCTTTTGCCCTGGCCTTTTCACCACAAAAACGGATACGAAGGGATCAGAAACTGAATCGGATCCCTGCTTTTACAGCAATGCCATCTGGTGTGGCCACCTGGGTGTACAGGACTTTGCTGTAAGCCACTTCTGCAAACGCAGAGAAGCCCAGTGCCAGTTCATATTCAGGGCTGGCAAACACGTAGCCATTCACAGCCCAGTTGTTGGTCTGGGTGTCTCTGACCAATTCAGGGCCAGCCCCCACTTTCAATCTGAACCCTGCTGCAAGGGGAAGATCTGCCAGCACAGCAGCTTTGAGGTTGAAACCAGGGTTGTTGCCTCCCTGCAAACCTGCTTCAATCCTGCTGCCAATCAGCAGGCCATCCTGATCAAATTGCACAAAAAATCCCTGGTTGCTGAGGTTGTTGGTGCCAGGAAGAAACTGGTAGGTTGCCCCCACCCCAAGGCTGACCTGGGCCATGGCAGTGCTGAGGGTGCTGAAAACAAGAAAAGCCATCCACTTTTTCATGCTTGCAGTTTAGGGTCTGGCTGGTGATTTTGCATGAAAGTGTGGGGAAATGTCCATTTAGCAGGCCAGAAATTCCTTTGCAATCAGATTGTGAAATGTTTATTTTTTAGTTATACCTGGTCTAAATCCTTATGTTTTCTCAGAAAAATCACCTCTTGCAGATTAATCTGGTGAAAGGGCTGCTACACCAATTCTGCAGCACGGTTTTATTTAGCGTCACAAAGACACCAAAATCCAAACAAGTGGGGCATGTGCCTTGACGGAATGGTGTTAAACTACTCAGCGGAGGAAATGACCATGAAAGTAGGCATTAACGGTTTCGGACGCATCGGACGCTTGGTCTTCCGTATTCTCGTCGAACGCGGCATTGAAGTTGTTGCCATCAACGACCTCACCGACAACAAAACCCTCGCAACCCTTCTGAAATATGACTCCACCGCCGGTCGCTTCAACGGCACTGTGGAATATGATGATGACTCCCTCACTGTCAACGGCAAGAAAATCAAAGCCCTGGCCGTGAGAAACCCCGCAGAACTCCCCTGGGGCGAGCTGGGTGCAGACCTCATCATCGAGTCCACCGGCATCTTCACCAACAGAGAGCAGGCTTCCCTGCACCTGCAGGCCGGAGCCAAAAAAGTCCTGATCACTGCTCCCGCCAAGAACGAGGACATCTCCATCGTGCTGGGCGTCAACGAGCAAGATTATGATGCAGCTGTTCACAACATCATTTCCAACGCTTCTTGCACCACCAACAGCCTTGCTGCACCCATGAAGCTGATCGATGAAGCTTTCGGCATCGAAAAAGCCATCATGACCACCGTGCACAGCTACACCAACGACCAGCGCGTGCTGGACCTGCCCCACTCTGACCTGCGCCGTGCCCGTGCTGCCGGAATCAACATCATCCCCACCAGCACCGGAGCCGCCAAAGCCGTTGCTCAGGTTTACCCCAACCTGAAAGGCAAGTTCGATGGCACCTCCCTGCGCGTCCCCACCCCCACTGGCTCGATCAGTGACGTGGTGGTGCTGCTCAAGCGTGATGTCACCGTGGCAGAAGTCAACGCCGTGTTCAAGGCTGCAGCCGAGGGTTCCCACAAGGGCATCATCGACTACACCGAAGATCCCATCGTGCTGACCGACATCCAGGGCGACCCCCACAGCGCCATCATCGATGGTGGTCTGACCATGGCCATGGGCAATCTGGTCAAATTCTTCAGCTGGTACGACAACGAGTGGGGCTACAGCAACC
This window of the Deinococcus roseus genome carries:
- a CDS encoding cation:proton antiporter domain-containing protein; the protein is MSLTLMFLQLAVILLVARLVGLLMRRMGQPQVIGEILAGIALGPSLLGLMAPTVQHALFPAESVGLLKNLSSLGLVLFMFLVGLELDLQQIQKMYRKAINISIGGMVLPLLLGIGAGAFLMSYPEYLAASQTPLVGVLFLGVALSVTAFPVLARILSEFGMTRTRLGALALASAAIDDVVAWLLLAGVLVLARGNSEHAVVQGAGTMVFLLVCSLVLRPMLRWLADFLSQKQATDWALPIWMVLLFLCASATEYLEMHYVMGAFLFGMISPRGWVVQAMEQRIAPLTTQLMLPIFFVISGLNTQLNLLSSISGWLVALLMIFLASAGKLVGCGWLAWRSGESRGDALALAGLMNARGLMELVMLNIGLQMGLIGPLLFSIMVLMAVVTTMLATPIFQLGMRWSGQQMGETSAKTPQ
- the asnS gene encoding asparagine--tRNA ligase; protein product: MTLIRDLKQHADQTVTLQVWLTGIRSSGKIHFLQIRDGSGFMQATVFKGDVSEEVFQTAKRLQQEESLILTGLARLDDRAPGGVELSVREIQVVADNAADYPLTPKEHGIDFLLEHRHLWLRHKRPWAIIRVRDAVQTAINNFFHQEGFIRFDAPFFTPNAAEGTTNLFEINLFDEDKAYLSQSGQLYGEAGALAFGKVYTFGPTFRAEKSKTRRHLLEFWMIEPEVAYADHQDNMALQERMVSSVVSHVLNHCQEELKILERDLEKLKPASEGNFPRITYTEALEILKTYGRDIPWGEDFGAPDETLLGNHFDRPVIIEKYPTAFKAFYMQPDPENPDTVLCDDMIAPEGYGEIIGGSQRIHDFELLKSRIEDHGLPLEAFEWYLDLRRYGSVPHSGFGLGLERLVSWITGIDHLREAIPFPRMLTRMYP
- the gap gene encoding type I glyceraldehyde-3-phosphate dehydrogenase, with product MKVGINGFGRIGRLVFRILVERGIEVVAINDLTDNKTLATLLKYDSTAGRFNGTVEYDDDSLTVNGKKIKALAVRNPAELPWGELGADLIIESTGIFTNREQASLHLQAGAKKVLITAPAKNEDISIVLGVNEQDYDAAVHNIISNASCTTNSLAAPMKLIDEAFGIEKAIMTTVHSYTNDQRVLDLPHSDLRRARAAGINIIPTSTGAAKAVAQVYPNLKGKFDGTSLRVPTPTGSISDVVVLLKRDVTVAEVNAVFKAAAEGSHKGIIDYTEDPIVLTDIQGDPHSAIIDGGLTMAMGNLVKFFSWYDNEWGYSNRIADLVELIQNKA